From Apium graveolens cultivar Ventura chromosome 9, ASM990537v1, whole genome shotgun sequence, the proteins below share one genomic window:
- the LOC141685360 gene encoding secreted RxLR effector protein 161-like, producing the protein MEGGSTKDVTRYRSIIGCLRYLCCTRPDLAFSVGMKSRYMEEPRSSHWKAAKRILQYIQGSKGMGIFYSKSKEYKLRAYSDSDWCGDIDDRKSTSGYVFYIGDTAFTWQPKKQPIVTLSTCEAEYVAASWCICHAIWLKNLLKEIDLPQDEVIEIEMDSKSAIELAKNPVHHERSKHIDVRFHFIREKVAEKKVTLTHVKSRD; encoded by the coding sequence ATGGAAGGAGGAAGTACAAAGGATGTAACCAGATACAGAAGTATCATTGGATGTTTGCGATACTTGTGTTGCACCAGACCTGATCTAGCCTTCAGTGTTGGCATGAAAAGTAGATATATGGAAGAACCAAGGAGTTCACATTGGAAAGCAGCAAAGAGAATTTTACAATACATTCAAGGAAGCAAAGGAATGGGCATATTTTACTCAAAGTCAAAAGAATACAAACTAAGGGCATATTCTGATTCAGATTGGTGCGGAGACATAGATGACAGGAAAAGTACGTCTGGCTATGTGTTTTATATCGGAGATACTGCATTTACATGGCAGCCGAAGAAGCAGCCCATAGTGACTTTGTCAACATGCGAAGCAGAGTACGTAGCTGCTTCCTGGTGTATTTGTCATGCAATATGGCTAAAGAATTTATTGAAGGAAATTGATCTACCCCAAGATGAAGTAATAGAGATCGAGATGGATAGTAAATCAGCCATTGAATTAGCAAAAAATCCAGTACATCATGAACGAAGCAAGCATATTGACGTGAGGTTTCATTTTATTCGAGAGAAGGTAGCTGAAAAGAAGGTGACGCTAACTCATGTAAAGAGTCGTGATTAA